CGTCCACTTCCTTGACGAAATCTCCAGCTTCCATACCCGCTGCGTAAGCAGCGCTATTACTGATAACTTCCTTAATGATCGGCTCATTTGTAGGGATGCCATGCAAAAGACCAATTGCCAAAAAGATGAAGAAAGCGAGGATGAAATTGAATAGAGGTCCTGCAAAAATAGCCATCGCCCGGCTGCCCAACGACTTCGAATCGAATTGGCGATCATAAGGCGCAATGAGCGTCTCCTGACCTTTTTCATAGATGACAGCATTTCGGGAAATTCTATATTTCACAAGATTCCCGTCCTCATCATATCCTTCGATGAAAAGTTCCTTACTTAAATCGGCAGCTTCCGTTTCCAAAAACAAGACATTCGGATTGGATACATCGCGGTTTAAATAAATCTTTTCGATTTCATCGTCATTATTCAGAATGACGCCTACCCGGTATCCGGGCTGTAATTCGACAGTGTCGAAATCCTCGCCAGCCATTCTTACATACCCGCCAAGCGGAAGGATACGGATCGTATAAAGAGTCTCCTTTTTCCGTATGGCAAGTAATTTCGGACCGAACCCAATTGCAAATTCACGTACCATGATGCCGGCTTTTTTCGCGAAAAGGAAATGCCCTAATTCATGAAAAAAAACAAGAGAGCCGAATATGATAATAAAAGCTATAACGGTTTCCATTAAAAACCACCTTAACTGGCCTCACCGGCCGATTTATGAAATACTTATTTCACCATATCATACACCATTTTACGGGTGCTTGAATCAGTTTCTAAAATCGTTTCCAAATCCGGAGATGAAATCGATTGATGATTGTCCATCATCCGTTCAACAATTTCCTCGATTTGAAGGAAAGGTATTCTGCCTTGCATGAACAGTTGGACAGCCACTTCATTTGCGGCATTCATCACTGTCGGCATCGTTCCGCCTTGCCTGCCTGCTTCGTAGGCGAGGGCGAGGGCTTTGAAACGGTTGAAATCCATCTTCTCAAAATGGAGTGTTCCAATTTCCTCTAGACGGAGCGGCTTGGCGTTTTGCATCGGAATCCGATCCGGATACGTCATCGCGTATTGGATCGGCACCCTCATGTCAGGAGAGCCGAGCTGTGCCATGACACTCGTGTCTTCGAATTCAACCATTGAATGGATAATGCTTTCCTTGTGTAATAAACATTCAATCCTGTCATACGGCATATTGAATAAATGATGAGCTTCAATCACTTCAAGCCCTTTGTTCATCATTGTAGCGGAATCGATCGTCAACTTATTGCCCATGGACCAATTCGGATGAGCCAACGCCTGCTGTACAGTAACGCCTTGCAATTGATCCCTTGACAGATCTCTGAAACTTCCGCCGGAAGCCGTCAGAATAAGCCGGGAAACCCGTTTGGGATTCTCGCCATTCATGGATTGGAATAGCGCTGAATGTTCACTGTCAACAGGTAGAAGCGCAACGTTCCTCTTTCTGGCTTCTTCCATGACAATGTCTCCCGCGGCTACGAGCGTCTCTTTGTTTGAAATGGCAATCGTGATGCCTTGCCGGATGGCTTCCATAGTCGGTTCCAGACCTACGCTCCCGATAACTGCATTGACGAGCATGTCTGCGCCAGTCTGCGCTGCTACAGCAACTAGACCTTCCTTGCCATGCACAAAACGCGTTTCCGGAAATTCCGATTGCAATGATTCTGCATCTTCTTTCCGCATCACAGATACGAGTTCCGGGCGGAATTGTGCCGTGATTTCCCTTACTTTCGGTATATTCATCCCGGCTGAAAAAGATACGAGTTTAAATTGCTCTTTGTTTGATTGAATAATATCGAGAGTCTGAGTGCCGATTGATCCCGTCGCACCGAGCAGACTAATTTTCTTCGTCATAATATGAATAACTTCCTTTCCATCAACCGACTAGGTGTAAAAAATGAATGAGCGGCAACACGAAAAGGAGACTATCGAAACGATCAAGAATTCCTCCATGTCCCGGCAACAGATTCCCGGAATCTTTCACATTGAAATGCCTCTTCAACGCTGACTCGACCAAATCCCCTAACTGTCCGACAATCGAAGCGATGATCGTTACGATGACCAACATTAAGAATGATGGCGCTAATGGATAAAAGATTTGGAAGACGCAAGCAAACAAGACGGCAAATGCGATGCCTCCGATAAACCCTTCAACTGTCTTATTCGGAGAGATATCCGGCCATAGTTTCCGTTTACCAATCTTCCTGCCAATAAAATATGCACCTGAGTCAGTTGTCCAAATTACTAGAAGTGCATAAAAAACATACTCAAACCCATAAAAACGGGTTTCAATCAAATAATAAAATCCGATGCCAACGTATAATGCACTAAATGCTGTAAACGCTGCATGATCGAATGTAAATCTATTTTTAGAGATGACTGTATAAATCAATAAAATAAGAATGAGTGCAAACATCATTTCAATTTTCGAATAGCCGATCCACTGCTCTACTTCAGCAGTCCATTTTGATGGCAGTAATAATATCGCGAGTGCAATCCAGACGGTAATACCTTCGAAAGAAAATATCCGAATATCTTTCATGCGCAGCAATTCATATAACCCGATTGAGGCAATAATATAAATGGCGATAGTAAATGGGAGCCCACCGATGATAACGAGCGGGAAAAATATGGCCAATGCGGCGATCGCTGTAATAATTCTCTGTTTCAATCTCCTTTATCCCCTTCCACACTTCCAAATCTTCGATTGCGCATTTGGAATTCTTCGATTGCGCTTAACATGCACGACTCATCGAAGTCCGGCCAGAGAACCTCTGTAAAGGAAAATTCCGAATAAGCTAGCTGCCAAAGCATGAAATTCGACAATCGCACTTCTCCACTCGTCCTGATGAGCAAGTCAGGTTCGGGCAAGTGTGATGTCATGAGATGTGATCCGATCAGTGATTCGTCAATCTCATTGACTGTTATTTGATTGTCGACAGCCATTTTGGCGATTTCTTTCACTGCCTCCACCATTTCCAGACGGCTGCCATAATTCATTGCGAAATTCAGGACAAGTCCATCATTGCTTGAAGTGGCTTCTATCGCTTTTACGATTGCCTCTTTGGTATGTGGCGGAAGGGCATCGAAATTCCCGATCATTTCAACCTTTACGTTCTGTTCGATCAGTTCAGGCAAGTACGTTGTCAGGAACTCACCGGGCAGTTTCATCAAAAAGTCGATCTCCATTTTTGGTCGCTTCCAGTTTTCAGTCGAAAATGCGTACAATGTCAAGACTTCGATACCAATTTCATTTGCAATCCGGGTAATTTTCCGGACGGTCTTCATTCCTTCATGATGGCCCGCAATCCGCGGTAAACTGCGTCGTCTTGCCCATCTGCCGTTTCCATCCATTATGATGGCGACGTGTGAAGGTATTGTTCTACTTTTGACTTTCGTAAGCCTGTCGGAAATTGATGGTTGGTTTTCTACAGTTTTTTTCCGTAACAGTTTATCTAGCATTCCGTTTCCTCCACTCGCCTGCTATTTGAGCAAGTACCTAGTCTATCGTATCAAATCGGCCGATAAATTTCATTTAAAACAGTTAAAAATTAGAGTTTGTGCTCTTTTAGATTATGCTTGTTGTGTAGTGAATTATTTATCATTCTGGAAAGTGAATGAAATACGGTCAGAAAAAAAGACGTCCTGAAAGTAGGACGCCCCAATGTATAGAAAGTTCTTCGATCAGATTTCCATGATTTCATTTTCTTTATCTTTTGCAAGCTCATCAATTTTAACGATGTAGGAATCAGTCAACTTCTGGATTTCTTCACCTTCACGGCGTAGTTCGTCCTCAGTGATGTCCCCATCTTTTTCAAGCTTTTTCAACTCATCATTAGCATCCCGGCGTACGTTGCGGATTGCAATCTTAGAGTCTTCTGCTTCTTTTTTGACTTCCTTCACCAATTCCTTGCGTCGCTCTTCCGTCAAAGCAGGTACTGCCAAACGGATGACAGATCCATCATTGGAA
The sequence above is drawn from the Sporosarcina luteola genome and encodes:
- the frr gene encoding ribosome recycling factor, producing MPKAVMDQTKERMDKAIGSFSRQLASIRAGRANASLLDRISVLYYGAPTPLNQMAGISVPEARLMVIQPYDKTTLGDIEKAILKSDIGITPSNDGSVIRLAVPALTEERRKELVKEVKKEAEDSKIAIRNVRRDANDELKKLEKDGDITEDELRREGEEIQKLTDSYIVKIDELAKDKENEIMEI
- the dxr gene encoding 1-deoxy-D-xylulose-5-phosphate reductoisomerase, which codes for MTKKISLLGATGSIGTQTLDIIQSNKEQFKLVSFSAGMNIPKVREITAQFRPELVSVMRKEDAESLQSEFPETRFVHGKEGLVAVAAQTGADMLVNAVIGSVGLEPTMEAIRQGITIAISNKETLVAAGDIVMEEARKRNVALLPVDSEHSALFQSMNGENPKRVSRLILTASGGSFRDLSRDQLQGVTVQQALAHPNWSMGNKLTIDSATMMNKGLEVIEAHHLFNMPYDRIECLLHKESIIHSMVEFEDTSVMAQLGSPDMRVPIQYAMTYPDRIPMQNAKPLRLEEIGTLHFEKMDFNRFKALALAYEAGRQGGTMPTVMNAANEVAVQLFMQGRIPFLQIEEIVERMMDNHQSISSPDLETILETDSSTRKMVYDMVK
- a CDS encoding isoprenyl transferase; this encodes MLDKLLRKKTVENQPSISDRLTKVKSRTIPSHVAIIMDGNGRWARRRSLPRIAGHHEGMKTVRKITRIANEIGIEVLTLYAFSTENWKRPKMEIDFLMKLPGEFLTTYLPELIEQNVKVEMIGNFDALPPHTKEAIVKAIEATSSNDGLVLNFAMNYGSRLEMVEAVKEIAKMAVDNQITVNEIDESLIGSHLMTSHLPEPDLLIRTSGEVRLSNFMLWQLAYSEFSFTEVLWPDFDESCMLSAIEEFQMRNRRFGSVEGDKGD
- a CDS encoding phosphatidate cytidylyltransferase, with the protein product MKQRIITAIAALAIFFPLVIIGGLPFTIAIYIIASIGLYELLRMKDIRIFSFEGITVWIALAILLLPSKWTAEVEQWIGYSKIEMMFALILILLIYTVISKNRFTFDHAAFTAFSALYVGIGFYYLIETRFYGFEYVFYALLVIWTTDSGAYFIGRKIGKRKLWPDISPNKTVEGFIGGIAFAVLFACVFQIFYPLAPSFLMLVIVTIIASIVGQLGDLVESALKRHFNVKDSGNLLPGHGGILDRFDSLLFVLPLIHFLHLVG
- the rseP gene encoding RIP metalloprotease RseP, with amino-acid sequence METVIAFIIIFGSLVFFHELGHFLFAKKAGIMVREFAIGFGPKLLAIRKKETLYTIRILPLGGYVRMAGEDFDTVELQPGYRVGVILNNDDEIEKIYLNRDVSNPNVLFLETEAADLSKELFIEGYDEDGNLVKYRISRNAVIYEKGQETLIAPYDRQFDSKSLGSRAMAIFAGPLFNFILAFFIFLAIGLLHGIPTNEPIIKEVISNSAAYAAGMEAGDFVKEVDGKSIESWQEFTETIQKNPGKNLQMKVERNGEMVTMAVVPEKVVKDGDEFGQIGVMYESPVEKNALKAFAFGAEQTFSWMKRIFELLGMLVTGKFTIDALSGPVGIYKATEEVAQWGVFSLMNWAAVLSINLGIMNLLPLPALDGGRLLFFLFEGVRGKPIDKQKEGMVHFVGIMLLMVLMLVVTWNDIQRFFF